GTGTGGCTCTGCCGATTGTGTATGGCACGTACGCGATCGCCGGGAATGTGATCTGGGCGGACGAGATCCAGGAGGTGTCGCAGACCGAGGAGGTCGGCAAGGGCGGTGGCACCGAGCAGGATGTCACCACCTACACCTATTTCGGCTCGTTTGCTGTCGGCCTATGCGAGGGCGAGATCGCCGGCGTGACGCGGATCTGGGCCAACGAGGAGCTGGTCTACGACGTGCGGCCGCAGCAGGCCGGCGAGACGACCGCCGCCTACAACCAGCGCATGGCTGGCAGCACCTCGTTCGGCGCGCACATGACGGTGTACGCCGGCACCGAGACGCAAACCGCTGACCCAACGATTGAGGCCGTGGAAGGAGCCGGCGAGGTGCCGGCCTACCGAGGCCTGGCGTACCTGGTGTTCGACTCCCTGCCGCTGGCCGACTTCTATAACCGGGTACCCAATCTGCGGGTCGAAGTCTCGCGCGATGCGGACGAGGACCAGGCCTACGAGTACTCCACCGATTACATCGCAGAGTTCGACTTCACCCGCCCGAACCCGGCGATCGACGCGAACGGCGCGTATGTGTACCGGGCGCAGGCGCAGAACATCCCCGGCGCGTCGAATGGGCCGGACCGAGACTCGTTTGGCCTGGCGCTGGAGGATCTCCGCACGATGGTGCGGGCCGCCTACGGCGACGACTCCCTGATGACCTCGAACGTGATTCACGGCTACGGAGAGACACCGAACGAGGCCTACCCCGCCGCCCCCGCAGGGTCATTCGTGACGGATTACGGGGAGCAGGTGGCGGTCGAGCTCAATCTGAACAAGCACCAAGCCAGCGGGGCACCGCTCTACAGCCCAGGGGACAACGACGACCTGTTCGCCGCGTTGGCGCTCGGTGAGCCGACCTACGTGGCCGGGCTGAATGAGCCGTCTGGGCTGGCGGGCATCTACATCAAGGTCCTCGAGGACAGTGTGTTCCAGACCGACCCGCCGGCAGGCTGGGAGGGGTGGGCGCATCAAAGCCGGATCGGCGAGCCCGATCTGTACATCTATCGATCCATCGACAGCTTCATCCGCGTTGAGCGTGTGATCTCGGAGCCGCCGAACCCCTGCTTCAATCAGCCGCTGCTGGAGGGCGAGCAGTACTGTGTCATCGACGGCGACCTGCACTCCAACGCGCCATGGATCGAGGATACATCGCGCAACTACAAGTCGATCTCCATCTACGAGGATGACGGCGTAGGCAGTGATCTAGCCGCGATCACGCGATTCCCGTTCAACCCGGCGCTGCCGGAGGATCACCCGCTGTACGACGATGAGGCGTACTGGACCGCCGAGTACCAGGCCCTGGTCGATGCGGATCTGATCGCCGACGGGCGAACCTACAGCGCAACCGGCCTGGGCGGACCCAACACCTACCCCCGCCGCAAATCCTACGGCTACTACAGAGCGCCATACGGGCCAACGCTCGAAGCAAACCCCGTCACGTTGTCGTCGATCGTGTCGGACCTCTGCGGCCGTGCCGCGTTGACCGATATCGACGTGTCGGACCTCGCCTCGACGTACGTCACCGGCTACGCGATTGGCGCAGTCATGGCGGCTCGCGATGCCCTGCAGCCGCTGCGGCAGTTTGCCCAGTTCGACGGCGCGGAGATCGACGGCCAGCTGGTGTTTGCCAAGCGGGGCGGGGCGGCGGTGGCCACACTGACGGGCGATGATTTGGGCGCGCACGCGGCGGGTGGCCAGCGGCCAGCGGCGATCACCGTGGAGCGCACACAGGATGTTGAGCTGCCGCGCAAGCTGCGTGTCAAGTACGCGAGCACGAACCGCGACTACGAGCCTGGCGAGCAGTACGCCTCGCGCCTGACGACCGACGCGGTCCAGGCCGTGGACGTGCAGCTGCCGATCGCCATGTCGGACACACAGGCCGCGCAGATCGCGGAGATCCTGCTGTTCGAGGCCTGGACCGCGCGCAACCGCTACCAGACCGCCATCTCGACTGAGTACCTGGCGCTGACACCAGGCGACGCGATCACGCTGCCGGTGGAGGGCACGCAGGAGCGCGCCCGTGTGCTGGCCATCGACTACGCGTTTCCCGGCGTGCTGGCGATCGAGGCGGTGCGTGACGATGACGGCGCATACGTGAGCTATGCAGTCGGCAACTCGGGCAACTTCCGGGGCTCGACGATTGCTGTGTCCGGCCCCACGGAAGTCATCCTGATGGACCTGCCGGCGCTGCGTGACAGCGACAACACCGCCGGCTACTACGCCGCGATGCGGGGCACGCTCACGGGCTGGCGGGGCGCCACACTCATGCGCTCTGACGACGGTGGGGCCTCGTTCGCGGCCGTGGCGTCCTCATCGTCTGCCGCAACGATGGGGGCGGCGACCACCGCCCTGGCCGATGCCCAGACGACGACCTGGGACCGAGGCAACACGCTGACGGTCGCGCTGGATGCCGGATCGCTCGAGGGCATCACCGAGGCGGCAGTGCTGGCCGGGGGCAACGCAGCAGCGCTGGAGGTAACGGCCAGCGATGGCGAGACGCTGGGGTGGGAGATCATCCAGTTTGCCGAGGCCGCACAGAACAGCGATGGGACCTGGACGCTGTCCGATTTGCTGCGGGGGCGGCGGGGCACGGAATGGGCCACGGCCCAGCACAAGGTTGGTGACCGGTTTGTGTTGCTGACCGGCATCGTCCGCGTGCCGATGGATTCGTCCGGCATCGGGATCGAGCGACCGCACCGGGCAGTGACGTTTGGAACATCGGTCGGTGGTGCGGCGGTCACCGCGTTCACCGGCCTCGGGACCGCGCTGGAGCCGTACTCGGTCGCGCATGTGGCGGGCAACTGGTCAGACGGTGACCTGGTCATCACGTGGATCCGCCGCGGCCGGATCGGGCAAGAGCTGCGGTCCGGCGCGGACATCCCCCTGTCGGAAGAGAGCGAGGCCTACGAAGTCGATGTCATGGACGGGGAGACCGTCCTGCGCACGCTCTCCGCGAGCATCCAGACCGCCACATACACGGCTGCGCAGATCGCGGCCGACTTCGGATCGCCGACGCCGGAGAGCGTCACTGTCCGTATCTATCAACTGTCCGCGACGGTGGGTCGCGGATTCGTCTCAGAGGCGACGCTATGACCACAGCACGGCTCCAGCTCGACGAGCTCATCGCACACCAGTCCCAGCCCCACGTCACGCTCAACGGATCACTGCGCCGGCTCGATGCCGCAGTGCAGCTCACGGTGGCGGACCGGGATCTGACATTGCCCCCGGGGTCACCGAGCGATGGCGACACCTACATCGTCGGCGCCTCGGCGACCGGCGACTGGGAGGACGAAGACGGCAACATCGCGTACTACAGCAACACCGCGTGGATCTTCCTCACGCCGGCCGAGGGCTGGCAGGCGTGGATCGAAGACGAAGACGTGGTTGTCACTTACCAGAATGACGCCTGGGCGGGTGTCGGGCAGGCGGAATCCATCCAGGCGCTGGGCGCGATCAGCGGCGCGCAGACCATTGACCTGCGCGCTGCGACATACGCCAGTTTCACGGTGGACGGGGCCATCACGCTCACGATCGACGGGCTGCCGCCGGCGGGCACGGCCAAGGCCTTCACGCTGGAGATTACCGGCTCGAGCTCATCGCCGATCGATGAGATCACCTGGCCCGAGGCGATCGAATGGCCCAGCGGTGTCGCGCTGCAGCCGACGCAGGCCGGGACGGATGTGTTCGTGTTTGTCGCCAATGGCAGCCGGATCATGGGCGGCCGCGCGCTCGAGAACGTGTCGTGAGCATCGCTCTGACACTGCTGCCGCTGGTGGGCGCCGGCGAGGCGCCCGAGCCGCCGCCGGATCCGCCGGCCGAGGTCACATGGGACGCGGCGGTCTCGAGCGCATCGCTGACGATCTATGACGGCGGCTACTCGGTGCAAGCCACCGGAGGGTCGTGGTACTCCGCGACGACCGAGACAGACCCGTCGACGGACAAGTTCTACTGTGAGTGTGTCGTCAACGATTCGGCGCACTCGGGTGGCTCGGACAGCGCGCTCACGATCGGCTACGCGCCGCCCTCAACCGATCTCACCAGCGGCTCGACATTCCTCGGCAATGCGACAGACACCGGCGCCTACATCGCCGGCGACACCGTACGCGAGCAGGGCGAATCTGATACCAGTTTTGGGGTGACCTTCAGCAGTGGCGACATCGTGGGCATGGCGATCGACCGCACCACCGGCGAGGGCTGGATCGCGGTCAACGGCACATGGGTCAACAGTGGCGACCCGGCTGCCGGTACCGGGCCGGTTTTTGTAGTCGTGCCTGCATCTGCCCGGGTCGCGATCTCGGCCCGTGTTCGCAACAGCAACACGGGCGATGTCACGCTGCGCACGAAAAACAGTGAGTTCAGCTACTCGGTGCCGAGCGGATTTAAGGGGTATGCCGAGCCGGTTTAGTCCAGGACTTCGCGCGTAGACGCCACAGCATTGCCGCGAAAAACGATTGTCGTGGTCTTCGCGTTGTAGCCGGTCTTGTAGTAATGCCACTCTTCGGCGACTTGAGCCCCATAGCGGTTCGTTAGCCTCACAATGTTGTCAGGCTTGCCGCAGTGCTTGATGACGAAACCACGGGAGTCGCCCTGTTTCGCCAGCATCTGACCGCAGCGGACCTGGGCTTCTGCCACGCTGGGGAGGCTCAAGCAAGCAACGAGCGTGGCCGCGGCGAAAGTGAGCGTGGGTAGCAGTCGCATCAGTGGTTCTCCAAGTGGTAGGGCGCGCCCGTCGGGACTGTTTCTAGCGAATCAGAGAAAGATACGAGATTCTGCCGGATATCCGGACACCGCATTCAGTAGCGGATGAAAAGGCCCCATTCCGGATCGCCTTTCTTTGGCTGCCAGGCCTGCATGCCGAGCTCAGCCCGGCAGCGTGCGCACGACACCCGCCAGCAATCCGACTGCGTGATCATCCGATCGGTCAGCCCGCATGCTGTCGTCTGTGAGCCGTGCGGAATGGCATGGATTGGCTCGTGCTTGCGGATCCAGCTGAACATCTCTCCGGGCGCCGCTGGCGCTCGGATGCCGAGGCTGAAAGAACTGTTCATTCCATCAGTATCAAGGCTGCCTGCCTGCTCGGCAAATGCATGATGAATGTTCGGCAGCATACAGCTGTTGCGGGGGCATTTGCGGGGGCATTCGTGGGTACGACAGGGGGCGACTGTTGCTAAGTTGCTGTTTTATATCGCCGAGAAAACCCCTCAAATCCCCTGAACACCCCGTTTAGAGGGTTCAAATCCCTCCGCCCCGACCATTTTCTACAAGCTAAGCGCGTGTTCGGCGCAGCCAGTTGGCTGGACACCCTGCCCACAGGTACCGAATTGTCCTCAGCGGCGGCTGTACGTGGGTACCGTGCCTTTAGCCGTCACTCGATGAATGGGTTCATGAGGAGGCCCGAGGCCGGCCAGCCCTCAAGATCATTGACGTTTCGTGTGACCAGCACCATGCCACGCGCCTGGGCAGTCGCGGCCAGCAGACCGTCGATGACGGGAAACGGGCGAATGCTTTGAGCGCGTCCCCACAGCTGTGCTGTCTCGGAATCGATGGGCAGCATCCGATCTGAATAGCCGTCGATGATGCGTTCCAGCCAGAATTCAAGAGCGACAGCCTGTGATGGGTCGCTCATCCGCTTGGCTTCGATTCCCTTGCGAATTTCTCCAACCACCAGAACGCTCAGAAACAGCGTATCCGGGTCGGCTTGCGTGAACCATTGCTCAACGCCCTGATTGCGGCGATCTGCTGGCTTGCGCAGTTCACTGATGATGTTGGTGTCGATCAGGAAATTCACAGGGCGACATCACGTCCCGTATCCCGCGAACGCTCGAAGATGTCGTCGTCTCCCGCAGGGATACTTGCCAAGAGCGACTTGAAGTCTGGCTGAGGCTTACCCTGACGTAGCAACACCGAGCGCAGTAGCTCCCGATGCTCCTCCTCGGCGGAACGTCCATGCTCGGCGGCGCTAATCTTGAGTGCTCTTACAACCTCGTCTTCGAGGTTTCTGACAATGAGTTGGGCCATGGGCATCACCGACGCTATCAATGATAGCGTCCAGGCTAAACCCCTCCTGTGCGTCGGTCAAGCGAATGATTGCGTTGCGCCCACGGCTATCGTTGCTTGCCATGACGACCGCGGTGAGCGGAATTGCCTCGTTTTTTGATGGTTTCCATACGCAGATCGGCGCGTTCTTCGCGTTCTTCGTGTGCGCTGGGGTCGCAGCGGTTGATGAAATTGCCTGCAGCTTGGTCGGGGCGGGCGTGGCTGCCGCGAGCTCTTTCGACGCCGGGCTGATCCTTGGCGCAGCGTCGGACGCTCCGCTGGCCTTCATCGGCTGAATCGTCGGGCTGGACAATGAGCCTCTGGACATCCCGGGCGAGGGCGAGCCGTCGGTTACCCGCAGCGCCGGCTGCACCGTCGAAGGCCCCTTCGAATCTACGGTTCTCCTGATCGAGCACCCGCCGTACCAGACGTATGCCGATGCCACCCCTGTTGGGTCCCTAAAAAGTTGACGGTATTAAATTAACGTCGTTAATCTTAAGTCATCGCCGCCGTGAGGAGCGCCGGGACGATCAACGCCCTTCAGAGGCGTCAGGGTGCTCAGGTGGCACCCCGGTCTGCGTCGAGGTTTTGGATGCGACCGTCGAAGCCAGCCAGGCGCCCGGCCAACGATGACGGGCATAAGAGGAGACGACAGATGAACGAAATCGAGACAGCCCCGGATCTGCTTGCGTCCGATCCGGTCCCGCAACCCAGGAAGATTCCTTTTGAATTCCC
The window above is part of the Abyssibacter profundi genome. Proteins encoded here:
- a CDS encoding phage tail protein produces the protein MSGNDARAVGRLAFTAIGSYYGGQIGGLIGGYVGGLVFPHQLPDAFGPRLDDLNVQTSAVGVALPIVYGTYAIAGNVIWADEIQEVSQTEEVGKGGGTEQDVTTYTYFGSFAVGLCEGEIAGVTRIWANEELVYDVRPQQAGETTAAYNQRMAGSTSFGAHMTVYAGTETQTADPTIEAVEGAGEVPAYRGLAYLVFDSLPLADFYNRVPNLRVEVSRDADEDQAYEYSTDYIAEFDFTRPNPAIDANGAYVYRAQAQNIPGASNGPDRDSFGLALEDLRTMVRAAYGDDSLMTSNVIHGYGETPNEAYPAAPAGSFVTDYGEQVAVELNLNKHQASGAPLYSPGDNDDLFAALALGEPTYVAGLNEPSGLAGIYIKVLEDSVFQTDPPAGWEGWAHQSRIGEPDLYIYRSIDSFIRVERVISEPPNPCFNQPLLEGEQYCVIDGDLHSNAPWIEDTSRNYKSISIYEDDGVGSDLAAITRFPFNPALPEDHPLYDDEAYWTAEYQALVDADLIADGRTYSATGLGGPNTYPRRKSYGYYRAPYGPTLEANPVTLSSIVSDLCGRAALTDIDVSDLASTYVTGYAIGAVMAARDALQPLRQFAQFDGAEIDGQLVFAKRGGAAVATLTGDDLGAHAAGGQRPAAITVERTQDVELPRKLRVKYASTNRDYEPGEQYASRLTTDAVQAVDVQLPIAMSDTQAAQIAEILLFEAWTARNRYQTAISTEYLALTPGDAITLPVEGTQERARVLAIDYAFPGVLAIEAVRDDDGAYVSYAVGNSGNFRGSTIAVSGPTEVILMDLPALRDSDNTAGYYAAMRGTLTGWRGATLMRSDDGGASFAAVASSSSAATMGAATTALADAQTTTWDRGNTLTVALDAGSLEGITEAAVLAGGNAAALEVTASDGETLGWEIIQFAEAAQNSDGTWTLSDLLRGRRGTEWATAQHKVGDRFVLLTGIVRVPMDSSGIGIERPHRAVTFGTSVGGAAVTAFTGLGTALEPYSVAHVAGNWSDGDLVITWIRRGRIGQELRSGADIPLSEESEAYEVDVMDGETVLRTLSASIQTATYTAAQIAADFGSPTPESVTVRIYQLSATVGRGFVSEATL
- a CDS encoding DUF2793 domain-containing protein produces the protein MTTARLQLDELIAHQSQPHVTLNGSLRRLDAAVQLTVADRDLTLPPGSPSDGDTYIVGASATGDWEDEDGNIAYYSNTAWIFLTPAEGWQAWIEDEDVVVTYQNDAWAGVGQAESIQALGAISGAQTIDLRAATYASFTVDGAITLTIDGLPPAGTAKAFTLEITGSSSSPIDEITWPEAIEWPSGVALQPTQAGTDVFVFVANGSRIMGGRALENVS
- a CDS encoding DUF2845 domain-containing protein, whose protein sequence is MRLLPTLTFAAATLVACLSLPSVAEAQVRCGQMLAKQGDSRGFVIKHCGKPDNIVRLTNRYGAQVAEEWHYYKTGYNAKTTTIVFRGNAVASTREVLD
- a CDS encoding type II toxin-antitoxin system VapC family toxin → MNFLIDTNIISELRKPADRRNQGVEQWFTQADPDTLFLSVLVVGEIRKGIEAKRMSDPSQAVALEFWLERIIDGYSDRMLPIDSETAQLWGRAQSIRPFPVIDGLLAATAQARGMVLVTRNVNDLEGWPASGLLMNPFIE
- a CDS encoding FitA-like ribbon-helix-helix domain-containing protein; the encoded protein is MAQLIVRNLEDEVVRALKISAAEHGRSAEEEHRELLRSVLLRQGKPQPDFKSLLASIPAGDDDIFERSRDTGRDVAL